The stretch of DNA GCCAATGATGGGCTTATCAGTGTTTTCGCTGGAGACACCAGTAAATAAAGCTACAAGTGGAATAATTGTGCAAAATAAGAGCGAAGTCGTTGATAAGAAGATCACTAATTGTATTAGGTGTGGCAAATGTGTGAGGGTCTGCCCAATGGATTTAAAACCACTTTTAATGGAACAATGTATTATAGCAGAACAATATGAGAGGCTAAAGGATCTACATTTATTTAATTGTATTGAGTGTGGTTGCTGTGCCTATATATGTCCTGCAAGGAGACAATTAGTTGCAAATTTTAAAACTGGAAAGGTAAGTCTTAATAAATATTTGAAGGATAGAAATGCAAGAAAATAAATTTATTGTTACTTTCTCGCCTCATTTAAGGGATGAGTGTGATGTTAGTAAAATTATGCTCTATGTTATTATTGCACTCCTTCCTGCAGTTTTTACTTCTATATTTTTCTATGGTTATTATGCTATCAAAGTATATGTTTTATCTATAGTATTTACACTCTTTTTCGAGTATATATTTCAAAGATTAAGGAAAAGAAGTTCTACCCTCTCAGATAATAGTGCCCTTGTTACAGCACTTTTACTTGCTATGAATTTGCCGCCTTCGGCAGATTGGTGGTTAATATTAATTGGTAGTTTTATAGCGATAGTTATAGGTAAAATGGTTTTTGGGGGGTTGGGCCATAATGTCTTTAATCCAGTATTGGTGGCGCGTGTTTTCTTACTAATATCTTGGCCATTCCAAATGACAAATTGGGTTGAACCATCTTCAATATTAAAGGGCTTATTTTATGATGCAGAGAGTGTCGCCACACCTTTAGGGCAAGTAAAAACAGAAGTGTTAACCCATGGAAAAATTATTACAGAGCATATGCCTAGTTTTTTTGATATTTTTACTGGCAATATAGCTGGTTCAATGGGAGAGATGTCTGCTTTGATGCTCTTAATTGGTGCAATATTTCTATTTTATAAAAAGGTTATTACATGGCACATCCCTATATCCTATATAGTATCTTTCTTGCTGATTATAGTCCCCTATTGGCTATTAAACCCTGATAAAACATTGGATCCTGTTACACATTTGTTTACAGGTGGGTTAATATTAGGTGCATTTTTTATGGCAACTGATTTAGTAACGAGCCCAATAAGTGCAAGGGGGCAGTTAATATTTGGATTTGGGTGTGGTATAGTTACCGCAGTAATAAGGCTATTTGGTGGTTATCCTGAGGGCGTTTCCTTTGCAATATTAATAATGAATGCCTTTGTTCCTTTAATCGATTATTACTTAAAAGAACCAACTTTTGGACAGATAAATGAGTAGATTAAAAGAATATAAAATGTTGATTGTGCTGACAGTTGTCACCTTTGTTTCAGCCCTACTTGTGTCTTTTGTGTATACTCTAACAAGGGAGGATATACAAAAGGCGTATAGAGAAGAATTTTTGGCTGCTTTAAAAAAAGTTTTGCCAGCCTATGATAATGAACCTGATAGAGATTTTGTTGAGATTAATGGCAATACAGTATATCTTGCAAAAAAAGATAATAAAATAATAGCCTATGCAATGAGATCTATTTCGAAAAAAGGCTATGGTGGCGATATTGTTGTTCTAGTTGGTGTAGATACAAGTGGCAAGATTACAGGTATAGAGATTTTAAGGCATTCTGAGACTCCTGGTTTAGGCAATAAAATTACAAAAAAAGAATTTAAAGATTCTTTTAAAGGACTAAGTATTAAAGATAAGATTGCTGTGAAAAAAGATGGAGGGATTATTGATTCATTTGCTGGTGCAACTATTAGCCCTAGGGCAGTATGTGAGGCTGTAGATTATGCCGTAAATTTTTTGACCAAAGAGGTAATAAAAGATGAATAGGTCGAAGATATTTTCAACGGGATTTTGGGAAAATAATGTAGTATTCAAACAGATTCTTGGCATGTGTCCAGTTTTGGCTGTATCTACAACTATTGTAAATGGTTTATATATGGCTGCGGCTTCAACGTTTGTGTTAGTATGTTCTAGTATTATAATCTCATCTATAAAAGGGGTAATACCAAAATCAGTTAGAATACCCGTATTTATTGTTATAATAGCTAGTTTTGTAACAATTGTTGATTTGACAATGAATGCCTATGTGCATGATATGCACAAAACGTTAGGGATATTTATTCCATTAATAGTTGTGAATTGTATGATACTTGGCAGGCAAGAGGCCTTTGCATCAAAAAATAGTGTTTTTGATTCTATAATAGATGCTTTTGGCATAGGGTGTGGATTTGCACTGGCATTAGCTGTTTTAGGATTTGTTAGAGAATTTTTAGGAAGTGGTACCATTTTTGGTTTTAAACTTTTTAGTAGTATTGATCCTGCTATTGTAATGATTCTACCCCCTGGTGCATTTTTAGCACTAGGATTTATAATTTTTTTTATAAATTTAGTAAACAGCACAGGGAGAGCTAAAAATGACTGATTTAATATTAATATTTATTAGTGCATCCTTAGTGAATAATTTTGTTTTAGCCAGATTTTTGGGAATATGTCCCTATTTTGGTGTATCTAAAAGTATTGATACTTCACTTGGAATGAG from Deferribacterota bacterium encodes:
- a CDS encoding RnfABCDGE type electron transport complex subunit D, translating into MQENKFIVTFSPHLRDECDVSKIMLYVIIALLPAVFTSIFFYGYYAIKVYVLSIVFTLFFEYIFQRLRKRSSTLSDNSALVTALLLAMNLPPSADWWLILIGSFIAIVIGKMVFGGLGHNVFNPVLVARVFLLISWPFQMTNWVEPSSILKGLFYDAESVATPLGQVKTEVLTHGKIITEHMPSFFDIFTGNIAGSMGEMSALMLLIGAIFLFYKKVITWHIPISYIVSFLLIIVPYWLLNPDKTLDPVTHLFTGGLILGAFFMATDLVTSPISARGQLIFGFGCGIVTAVIRLFGGYPEGVSFAILIMNAFVPLIDYYLKEPTFGQINE
- a CDS encoding RnfABCDGE type electron transport complex subunit G, whose product is MSRLKEYKMLIVLTVVTFVSALLVSFVYTLTREDIQKAYREEFLAALKKVLPAYDNEPDRDFVEINGNTVYLAKKDNKIIAYAMRSISKKGYGGDIVVLVGVDTSGKITGIEILRHSETPGLGNKITKKEFKDSFKGLSIKDKIAVKKDGGIIDSFAGATISPRAVCEAVDYAVNFLTKEVIKDE
- a CDS encoding electron transport complex subunit E translates to MNRSKIFSTGFWENNVVFKQILGMCPVLAVSTTIVNGLYMAAASTFVLVCSSIIISSIKGVIPKSVRIPVFIVIIASFVTIVDLTMNAYVHDMHKTLGIFIPLIVVNCMILGRQEAFASKNSVFDSIIDAFGIGCGFALALAVLGFVREFLGSGTIFGFKLFSSIDPAIVMILPPGAFLALGFIIFFINLVNSTGRAKND